A window from Acidobacteriota bacterium encodes these proteins:
- a CDS encoding error-prone DNA polymerase, whose product MSYVELHCASSFSFLDGASLPGTLIERAAELGYGAIALVDRDGVYGAPQFYRAAKAAGLRAIVGAELTMGRPGAPLASTWTLPVLVASAEGYRHLCRVITRVKLRAPKGEARFTLADFDGQAAGLVALVGRDVLRADRHGLGGPIDQLVGCFGRDRVWIELQRHRGRGEASEIQALLDLGAAYRVPVMASNGVRFARPADRPLYDVLTCIRHKTTLARAGRRLAPNAERHLKAPAAMAKLFGDLPQALAGTEALAEQLEFTLANLGYRFPEYPVPAGETEASYLRHLTTAGARDRYRPYHEAARAQIARELDLIEQLGLAGYFLIVWDIVHFCRQHGILVQGRGSAANSAVCYALGITAVDPVGMGLLFERFLSAERGEWPDIDLDLPSGDRRERVIQYVYQRYGALGAAMTANVITYRGRSATRELGKVLELPPDELDRIATLMGQFEFVDPEETLGRHLRDAGLDPGDERYRQFVRLWPSLQDLPRHLGQHSGGMVICQGRLDEVVPLENASMPGRVVVQWDKDDCADLGIVKVDLLGLGMMAALEEMLETINARQPGDEEARSREGQGTASAGSASWHAGPVDSACARNVDLAHLPPDDPAVYRMLQAADTVGVFQVESRAQMATLPRLKPACFYDLVVEVAIIRPGPIVGHMVHPYLARRRGDEPVTYPHPLLEPVLARTLGVPLFQEQLLRMAMVIAGFSGGEAEELRRAMGFKRSVKRMQQIEGRLREGMARQGITGAAADDIVRSITSFALYGFPESHAASFALIVYASAYLKAHFPSAFYKALLNSQPMGFYHPATLVKDAQRRGVRFAPIDVQRSAWHCTIAEDGTIRLGLRYVKGVRESTGKRIELAAGRRGHDRFLSIDDLVAWARLRQDEVRALAECGALAALGGDRRSALWQAERAGRPAGPLLADHDEQAAARTSPLPRMSMRERVQADYARTGLTIGPHPMALVRPWLTARGVARAIDLHRQRGGRRVRVAGAVITRQRPGTAKGFVFLSLEDETGIANAIVTPDVFAAFKRVIVDSPYLLVDGVLQNQDGAVSIKAARVDPLEHGGPAVQSHDFH is encoded by the coding sequence GTGTCGTACGTCGAATTGCACTGCGCGTCGTCTTTTTCCTTTCTCGACGGGGCTTCGCTGCCGGGCACGCTCATCGAGCGCGCGGCCGAGCTGGGCTACGGCGCGATCGCGCTCGTCGATCGCGACGGCGTCTACGGCGCGCCGCAGTTCTATCGCGCGGCGAAGGCGGCAGGGCTTCGGGCGATCGTCGGCGCGGAGCTGACGATGGGGCGGCCCGGCGCACCCCTGGCGTCCACCTGGACGCTGCCGGTGCTCGTCGCGTCAGCGGAGGGCTATCGCCATCTGTGCCGCGTGATCACGCGGGTGAAGCTGCGCGCGCCAAAAGGCGAGGCGCGGTTCACGCTCGCCGATTTCGACGGCCAGGCGGCGGGCCTCGTGGCGCTCGTCGGGCGCGACGTGCTGCGCGCCGATCGTCATGGTCTCGGCGGCCCGATCGATCAGTTGGTCGGATGCTTCGGCCGCGATCGCGTGTGGATCGAGCTGCAGCGTCATCGCGGCCGCGGCGAGGCCTCGGAGATCCAGGCCCTCCTCGATCTCGGCGCGGCATATCGCGTGCCGGTCATGGCCTCGAACGGCGTTCGATTCGCCAGGCCAGCGGATCGGCCGCTCTACGACGTCCTCACCTGCATCCGGCACAAGACGACGCTCGCGCGGGCGGGGCGGCGGCTGGCGCCGAACGCCGAGCGGCATCTGAAGGCGCCCGCCGCGATGGCGAAGCTCTTCGGCGATCTGCCGCAGGCGCTCGCCGGCACCGAGGCGCTCGCCGAGCAGCTCGAGTTCACGCTCGCGAACCTTGGCTATCGCTTTCCCGAGTACCCGGTGCCGGCCGGCGAGACGGAAGCGTCGTACCTGCGTCACCTCACCACGGCCGGCGCCCGCGATCGGTACCGGCCGTATCACGAGGCGGCGCGCGCGCAGATCGCGCGCGAACTGGATCTCATCGAGCAGCTCGGTCTCGCCGGCTACTTCCTCATCGTCTGGGACATCGTCCATTTCTGCCGGCAGCACGGGATTCTGGTGCAGGGACGCGGGTCGGCCGCCAACAGCGCCGTCTGCTACGCGCTCGGGATTACGGCCGTCGACCCGGTGGGCATGGGCCTGCTCTTCGAGCGCTTCCTGTCGGCCGAGCGCGGCGAGTGGCCGGACATCGATCTCGATCTGCCGAGCGGCGATCGGCGCGAGCGCGTCATCCAGTACGTCTACCAGCGATACGGCGCCCTCGGTGCCGCCATGACGGCCAACGTGATCACGTACCGCGGCCGCAGCGCCACGCGCGAGCTCGGCAAGGTGCTGGAGCTTCCGCCCGACGAGCTGGATCGCATCGCGACGCTGATGGGGCAGTTCGAGTTCGTCGATCCCGAGGAGACGCTGGGGCGCCATCTTCGCGACGCCGGCCTCGATCCGGGCGATGAACGATACCGTCAGTTCGTGCGACTGTGGCCCAGCCTGCAGGATCTGCCGCGTCACCTCGGCCAGCACTCCGGCGGCATGGTGATCTGCCAGGGGCGGCTCGACGAGGTCGTCCCGCTCGAGAACGCGTCGATGCCCGGCCGCGTCGTGGTGCAGTGGGACAAGGACGACTGCGCCGATCTCGGCATCGTCAAGGTCGATCTGCTCGGTCTCGGCATGATGGCGGCGCTCGAAGAGATGCTCGAGACGATCAACGCGCGACAGCCGGGGGACGAGGAGGCCAGAAGTCGAGAAGGCCAGGGGACGGCGTCTGCAGGCTCGGCCTCCTGGCACGCTGGCCCCGTGGATTCAGCCTGTGCGCGGAACGTCGACCTCGCCCATCTGCCGCCTGACGATCCGGCCGTCTACCGGATGCTGCAGGCGGCCGATACCGTCGGCGTGTTCCAGGTCGAGTCGCGCGCGCAGATGGCCACGCTCCCTCGGCTGAAGCCCGCCTGCTTCTACGATCTCGTCGTCGAGGTGGCGATCATCCGGCCGGGGCCGATCGTCGGACACATGGTGCATCCGTATCTGGCGCGCCGCCGCGGCGACGAGCCGGTGACGTACCCGCATCCGCTGCTCGAGCCGGTGCTCGCGCGCACGCTCGGCGTGCCGCTGTTCCAGGAGCAGTTGTTGCGCATGGCGATGGTGATCGCCGGCTTCTCGGGCGGAGAGGCCGAGGAGCTGAGGCGCGCGATGGGGTTCAAGCGATCGGTCAAGCGCATGCAGCAGATCGAGGGGCGGTTGCGCGAAGGCATGGCCCGGCAGGGCATCACCGGGGCGGCCGCCGACGACATCGTGCGATCGATCACGTCGTTCGCGCTGTACGGATTCCCCGAGTCGCACGCCGCCAGTTTCGCGCTGATCGTCTACGCCAGCGCGTATCTCAAGGCGCACTTTCCGTCGGCGTTCTACAAGGCGCTGCTCAACAGCCAGCCGATGGGGTTCTATCACCCGGCGACGCTCGTCAAGGACGCGCAGCGGCGCGGGGTGCGCTTCGCGCCGATCGACGTCCAACGCTCCGCGTGGCATTGCACGATCGCGGAGGACGGCACGATCCGGTTGGGACTGCGGTACGTGAAGGGAGTGCGGGAGAGCACGGGGAAGCGAATCGAGCTGGCCGCTGGGCGCAGGGGACACGACAGGTTCCTCTCCATCGACGACCTGGTCGCGTGGGCCAGGCTGCGGCAGGACGAGGTGCGCGCGCTGGCCGAGTGTGGCGCGCTCGCGGCGCTCGGCGGCGATCGGCGCAGCGCGCTCTGGCAGGCCGAGCGGGCGGGCCGGCCGGCCGGCCCGCTGCTCGCCGATCACGACGAGCAGGCCGCGGCGCGGACGTCGCCGCTGCCGCGGATGTCGATGCGCGAGCGGGTGCAGGCCGACTACGCGCGGACGGGGCTGACGATCGGGCCGCATCCGATGGCGCTCGTGCGGCCCTGGCTCACCGCACGAGGTGTGGCGCGCGCGATCGATCTCCATCGGCAGCGCGGAGGGCGACGCGTACGCGTGGCCGGCGCCGTGATCACGCGTCAACGGCCCGGCACGGCGAAGGGGTTCGTGTTCCTCTCGCTCGAGGACGAAACCGGTATCGCCAACGCGATCGTCACGCCCGACGTGTTCGCCGCCTTCAAACGCGTCATCGTGGACAGCCCGTACCTGCTCGTCGACGGCGTGCTGCAGAATCAGGACGGCGCCGTGTCGATCAAGGCTGCCCGTGTCGACCCTCTCGAGCACGGCGGGCCGGCCGTGCAGTCGCACGATTTCCACTGA
- a CDS encoding MFS transporter, with protein sequence MSSPAADAASASDDPRPWLERVAGALTHRNYRLLWFAALGSTIGTWMQKFAQSLLIYDLTQSKFYLGLDDFLSQLPILLFMLIGGVVADRHDRRKLLTGSQYVQACSAFALAILVWTGYVHVALIFLLSFIAGCGQAFGGPAYQSLIPALVPRRDLPNAIALNSTQFNLSRVLGPSTGAVILATIGTAWCFAVNGLSFFFVVLALAALHLPAHTPPETRRAISAELKSGLQYVRETPLVRTLTVLVAISTFLAMPILTMLPAFAAEVLTTAGTPESRLSMLMAAQGLGAIVGAIIVGTIGTTPHMGRLLLGVQIGLGLLICSFALSSSLPLSLGLLFLGGIFFMALFSISFSIVQLAVPDTLRGRVVSIYMVALRGGGPIGGLAAGALADRLSTSTVMATNGILLAVLATGLLLYRRGAVLEAMGRS encoded by the coding sequence GTGTCATCGCCGGCCGCCGATGCTGCCTCCGCCTCCGACGACCCCCGCCCCTGGCTGGAACGGGTGGCAGGGGCGCTGACCCATCGCAACTACCGGCTGCTCTGGTTCGCGGCGCTCGGCTCGACCATCGGCACCTGGATGCAGAAGTTCGCCCAGAGCCTGCTGATTTACGACCTGACCCAGTCGAAGTTCTACCTCGGGCTCGACGACTTCCTCAGCCAGTTGCCGATCCTGCTCTTCATGCTGATCGGGGGCGTCGTCGCCGATCGGCACGACCGCCGGAAGCTCTTGACCGGCTCGCAGTACGTGCAGGCCTGCTCCGCCTTCGCGCTGGCCATCCTCGTCTGGACGGGCTACGTGCACGTCGCGCTGATCTTCCTGCTCTCGTTCATTGCCGGATGCGGCCAGGCGTTCGGCGGGCCGGCCTATCAGTCCCTGATTCCGGCGCTCGTGCCTCGCCGCGATCTGCCGAACGCCATCGCGCTGAACTCCACGCAGTTCAACCTGTCGCGCGTGCTCGGCCCCAGCACCGGCGCCGTGATTCTCGCGACGATCGGCACGGCCTGGTGCTTCGCCGTCAACGGCCTGTCGTTCTTCTTCGTCGTCCTGGCGCTCGCCGCGCTGCACCTGCCCGCGCACACGCCGCCCGAGACGCGCCGCGCAATCTCGGCCGAGCTGAAGAGCGGCCTGCAGTACGTGCGCGAGACGCCGCTCGTCCGGACGCTCACCGTGCTCGTCGCGATCAGCACGTTTCTCGCGATGCCGATTCTCACGATGCTGCCGGCGTTCGCCGCGGAGGTGCTGACGACGGCCGGCACGCCGGAATCACGGCTGTCGATGCTGATGGCCGCCCAGGGGCTCGGCGCGATCGTCGGCGCGATCATCGTCGGCACCATCGGCACGACGCCGCACATGGGCCGGCTGCTGCTCGGCGTCCAGATCGGCCTGGGCCTGCTGATCTGCTCGTTCGCGCTCTCCTCGTCGCTTCCGCTCAGCCTCGGGCTGCTGTTCCTCGGGGGAATCTTCTTCATGGCGCTGTTCTCGATCAGCTTCTCGATCGTGCAGCTCGCAGTGCCCGACACGCTGCGTGGGCGGGTGGTGAGCATCTACATGGTCGCGCTGCGAGGCGGCGGTCCGATCGGGGGGCTGGCAGCCGGCGCGCTCGCGGATCGGCTGTCCACTTCGACCGTGATGGCGACGAACGGCATCCTCCTGGCGGTGCTCGCGACGGGCCTGCTGCTCTACCGGCGCGGGGCCGTGCTCGAAGCGATGGGGCGATCCTGA